A section of the Salvelinus alpinus chromosome 36, SLU_Salpinus.1, whole genome shotgun sequence genome encodes:
- the LOC139564797 gene encoding liprin-alpha-3-like, with protein sequence MMCEVMPTISEDGRGGSGGGPSSPGGSGGGIGGGMGGMGGGYGGRGEPRGGGDEGGSTGNLESLMVNMLTERERLLDSLRETQDSLGTAQLRLRDLGHEKDSLSRQLSIALPQEFAVLTKELNVCREQLLEREEEIAELKAERNNTRLLLEHLECLVSRHERSLRMTVVKRQAQSPAGVSSEVEVLKALKSLFEHHKALDEKVRERLRVALERVTVLEEELESSSNECHSLRDQIKRRQQGLENGKERLPNGPSSILEDGEIDRERQRETEIERQRAELAQLKERLALMCRQVGEIEEQLTAARREVTKSEEANQKLQRDVKEALCQREDMEERITTLERRYLSAQREATSLHDIKDRLENDLASKDSLYRQSEEKNRQLQERLDDAKQKLQQTLQRAETLPEIEAQLAQRVAALNKAEERHGNFEERLRQMEAQLEEKNQELQRARQRERMNDEHNKRLSDTVDKLLSESNERLQLHLKERMAALEDKNALSEELSNMKKIQDDLLANKDQLIAELERIQLELDQLRLRPGGSCYSRSLPGSALELRYSHGGGSLPTGSTAHLDHYGNANTVAVVRRTHRGRWSTAREDTSKYGDWDSGSALLRTGFEGGVDHGCSDDEDDRETLFGSELLSPSGQTDVQTLAIMLQEQLEAINKEIKLIQEEKESTELRAEEIESRVSSVALDGSPIPPSSLGRDSIGRGFIPQSLTSSTLASPSPPSSGVSTPRLSHSPHRETDRQNNKEDDRSLALLDSTPPPTPRALRLDRMTLTHPGAMMDDPREFRSLSADGSSSNSSQDSLHKASKKKSIKSSIGRLFGKKEKGRMGPAGRESASLASTPSEDLGTGDSMGLTKGSMTGTVDNRRSKRKHELLEEACRQGLPFASWDGPTVVSWLELWVGMPAWYVAACRANVKSGAIMANLSDTEIQREIGISNPLHRLKLRLAIQEMVSLTSPSAPASNRSSTSNVWMTHAEMESLNAATKPELKEISWDQILAYGDMNHEWVGNDWLPSLGLPQYRSYFMESLVDARMLDHLTKKELRGQLKMVDSFHRVSLHYGIMCLKRLNYDRKELERRREDSQHQNKDVMVWSNERVMCWVQNIGLKEYADNLTESGVHGALLALDDTFDYNDLALLLQIPNQNTQARQLLEKEYNSLISMGTERRPDEDGTKTFTRSPSWRKMFREKDLRGVTSDSSENLPANFRASAISTPSVTLRKVQSDVNSGPRGEAASVRTYSC encoded by the exons ATGATGTGCGAGGTGATGCCCACCATCTCTGAGGATGGGCGTGGCGGGAGTGGGGGAGGGCCTTCCTCTCCGGGAGGGAGTGGCGGGGGAATCGGAGGCGGTATGGGGGGTATGGGGGGTGGGTACGGGGGCAGAGGAGAGCCCCGGGGCGGAGGTGACGAGGGGGGCAGCACAGGGAATCTGGAGTCTCTGATGGTGAACATGCtgacggagagggagaggctgCTGGACAGCCTGAGGGAGACCCAGGACAGTCTGGGGACAGCCCAGCTTCGACTCCGAGACCTGGGCCATGAGAAGGACTCCCTCTCGAGACAGCTGTCCATCGCCCTACCACAG GAGTTTGCAGTGCTGACCAAAGAGCTGAATGTCTGCCGGGAGCAgctgctggagagagaggaggagatagcaGAACTCAAGGCAGAGAGGAACAACACACGG CTGCTGCTGGAGCATCTGGAGTGCCTGGTGTCTCGTCATGAGCGCAGTCTGAGGATGACAGTGGTGAAGAGGCAGGCCCAGTCTCCTgccggggtctccagcgaggTGGAGGTCCTCAAGGCCCTCAAGTCCCTGTTCGAACACCACAAAGCCCTGGacgagaag GTGCGAGAGAGGTTACGTGTGGCTCTGGAGCGAGTGACTGTTTTAGAGGAAGAGCTGGAGTCCTCCTCAAATGAG TGCCATTCTCTACGAGACCAAATCAAAAGACGCCAACAAGGCTTAGAAAATGGGAAAGAG CGGCTGCCCAATGGACCCTCTTCCATCCTGGAGGATggagagattgacagagagagacagagagaaacagagatagagcGGCAGAGAGCAGAGCTGGCCCAGCTGAAAGAAAGACTGGCCCTCATGTGCAGACAG GTTGGAGAGATCGAGGAACAGCTGACTGCAGCTAGGAGGGAGGTGACCAAGTCAGAGGAAGCCAATCAGAAACTGCAGAGGGATGTGAAGGAG GCTCTTTGtcagagagaggacatggaggagagaataACTACTTTAGAACGCAG GTACCTAAGTGCCCAGAGGGAGGCGACGTCTCTCCACGACATTAAAGACAGGCTGGAGAATGACCTGGCCAGTAAAGACTCCCTCTACAGGCAG agtgaggagaagaacaggcagctCCAGGAGCGTCTAGACGATGCCAAGCAGAAGCTGCAGCAGACCCTGCAGAGGGCCGAGACGCTGCCTGAGATAGAGGCCCAGCTCGCCCAGAGAGTGGCTGCACTCAACAAG GCTGAGGAGCGTCATGGTAACTTTGAGGAGCGACTGCGACAGATGGAGGCGCAACTAGAGGAGAAGAATCAGGAGTTACAGAGG gcgaggcagagggagaggatgaATGATGAACACAACAAGCGTCTGTCTGACACGGTGGACAAGCTGCTGTCTGAGTCTAACGAAAGGCTTCAGCTCCATCTCAAGGAGAGGATGGCTGCCCTGGAGGACAAG AATGCTCTCTCTGAGGAACTTTCTAACATGAAGAAGATCCAGGACGACCTTCTAGCAAACAAG GACCAGCTGATAGCCGAGCTGGAGAGGATTCAGCTGGAGTTGGACCAGCTCAGACTGAGACCCGGCGGGTCCTGCTATTCCag GTCTCTCCCAGGCAGTGCCCTGGAGCTGAGGTACTCCCACGGGGGCGGCTCACTCCCCACGGGCTCCACCGCTCACCTGGATCACTACGGTAACGCCAACACCGTGGCCGTGGTCAGGCGGACTCACCGCGGGCGCTGGAGCACAGCCCGGGAGGACACCAGCAAG taCGGGGACTGGGACAGTGGGTCAGCGCTGCTGAGGACCGGGTTTGAGGGGGGTGTGGACCACGGTTGCTCTGACGATGAGGACGACAGAGAGACACTGTTTGGCTCGGAGCTGTTGTCTCCCAGCGGACAGACTGACGTCCAGACACTGGCCATCATGCTGCAGGAACAACTAGAGGCAATCAACAAGGAGATCAA gttgatccaggaagagaaggagagtacAGAGTTGCGGGCGGAGGAGATCGAGagcagggttagcagtgtggctcTGGACGGTTCCCCCATCCCACCCTCCTCCCTGGGGAGGGACAGTATAGGACGCGGCTTCATCCCTCaatccctcacctcctccaccctggcctccccttctccccccagTTCTGGGGTCTCCACCCCTCGCCTGTCCCACTCCCCTCACCgcgagacagatagacag AACAACAAAGAGGATGATCGGTCCCTTGCCCTTCTtgactccacccctccacccaccCCCCGAGCGCTGCGACTAGACAGGATGACCCTCACCCACCCAGGGGCCATGATGGACGACCCCAGGGAATTTCGCAG tctgtcagCAGACGGCAGCAGTTCCAACAGCAGTCAGGACTCTCTCCACAAAGCCAGTAAAAAGAAAAGCATCAAGTCTTCCATCGGCCGCCTTTTTGGGAAGAAGGAAAAGGGAAGGATGGGCCCGGCTGGGCGAGAGTCTGCCTCTCTGG CCTCTACGCCTTCTGAGGACCTGGGTACTGGGGATTCTATGGGACTGACCAAGGGAAGCATGACAGGAACTGTTGACAACCGCCGCAGCAAAAGGAA acatgAGCTGCTGGAGGAGGCGTGTCGTCAGGGTCTTCCCTTTGCATCCTGGGATGGACCCACTGTGGTCTCCTGGCTAGAG CTGTGGGTGGGAATGCCAGCGTGGTACGTGGCAGCCTGTCGTGCCAACGTGAAGAGTGGCGCCATCATGGCCAACCTGTCTGACACAGAGATCCAGAGGGAGATTGGCATCAGTAACCCCCTGCACCGCCTCAAACTGAGACTGGCCATCCAGGAGATGGTGTCCCTCACCAGCCCATCTGCCCCGGCCAGCAATCGCTCT TCGACCAGTAACGTGTGGATGACCCATGCTGAGATGGAGTCGTTAAACGCAGCCACCAAACCG GAGCTGAAAGAGATTAGCTGGGATCAG ATCCTGGCCTATGGGGATATGAACCATGAGTGGGTGGGTAATGACTGGCTGCCCAGCCTGGGTCTGCCCCAGTACCGCTCCTACTTCATGGAGTCCCTGGTGGACGCCCGCATGCTGGACCACCTGACCAAGAAGGAGCTGAGGGGACAGCTCAAAATGGTGGACAGCTTCCATAG GGTTAGTTTGCATTATGGCATAATGTGTCTGAAGCGCTTGAACTACGACCGCAAAGagctagagaggaggagagaagacagcCAGCACCAGAACAAAG ATGTGATGGTGTGGTCCAACGAGCGTGTGATGTGTTGGGTGCAGAACATCGGGCTGAAGGAGTACGCTGACAACCTGACAGAGAGCGGGGTCCATGGGGCCCTCCTGGCTCTGGACGACACCTTCGACTACAACGACTTGGCCCTGCTGCTGCAGATACCCAATCAGAACACACAG GCCAGACAACTCCTAGAGAAGGAATACAACTCCCTCATCTCTATGGGAACAGAGAGAAGACCAGATGAG GATGGGACTAAGACGTTCACCCGCTCCCCTTCCTGGAGGAAGATGTTCAGGGAGAAGGACCTTAGGGGGGTGACCTCGGACTCATCGGAGAACCTGCCTGCTAACTTCCGTGCCTCCGCCATCTCCACGCCCTCCGTGACCCTGAGAAAGGTTCAGAGTGACG TGAACTCTGGGCCTCGCGGTGAGGCAGCCTCAGTCAGGACATACTCTTGCTGA